AACCCTGGAGTTTTGCTCCTTCCACAACTGCCAAGAGACTAGAAGAACCAGATAGTCGAAGCTGGCGCGAAGATGCTCAGGTAAGCAGGCCCTAGATGATGGCCACCAGATTTGCAGCGAGTGCCAGATCTGCCGAGCGAACACATAGTTGAGAAGGATGTGGTTCGACGTCTCAAGATCCTAAGCGCAAAAGGGACATACGGAGTGGCTATCGATACGACGCTTCTGAAGAAGACAGAGTGGCAAATCAAAGGAAGAATTTGCATTTAGCAGGGCCCTTCGCGTGCCATATGTTTAGTGATGCTCTTAAAGTTTTCATCCATCAGAAATTGCGGTAAAAAAAAGCTACTGGGTTTGTTGAATGGAGGATCTAAGATGATGGTTGGATCCGCAAAAGTACTCTAGATATTTCAGGAGTAATTTTTAAGCAGAATTATTTCggggctgttcagattgtagccaaaataaattgccaaaattttggcaagttggcaATATTACCAAAAATTTGGCAAGATTTCTTATGCATTGTCCAAAGTTTAACAACAAACTAAATGCATGCACTTTTGGCAACTTAGCCGaaaaaatggcatcaatctgaaTAGCCTCTTCAACTCTCGATCTCTCTAGACACTGTAGACTGCAGAAGTGaatcgaaaaaaaatatagaaaatagaGGATTAGAAAATTCTAGCAAAAATATGTGATTGATAATAAATAAAGCCCGAatgcattgaaaaaaaaaatcaaacacaagCAAACTAAACAAAAGCGAAGACAGTAAAATGCTTGCTTATGATAGTAGTTTTTGTTGAGTCACCATGAAATACACATGAGGAATCAATCCATTAATCCAAAGCTGACCAAGTGACCTTCACCGAGATTGAGGCGAACCCGATCTTTATTTCTTCACTAGCACATCCATGATTGGTCGCTTTGAAAGATAGACAATGTTCAGCGAAATAGACAGAACCTACCTTAAACTTCAAATCCATACACTTATTCTTCATGACAGCAACCACATGCGGACATGCCTCCTCAAGCCACGCGACTCACCAATCACACCATCAAAGAGCTGGATTTCCTCATGTAACCCACTGGTAAAACAGCCGACACACAAATTGAAACCGGTTTGCACTTCTGATATGACAACATCTACTGTCGCTTCAAATGCGTAGTCAAGACACGCTCGAGTTATGTCTACCGCGCCGTAATCTCCATGAATGCGATTTATCACTGGATTGCTTGATGTCAGTATTTCGTTAACACATGATACACCATCAATCAGCTGTAGATCATTCTCATCTCGTTCTCCTGTCTTGATCCTCATGTCATATTCAACTAGAACAGCACGAGACAAATCGATCCCTCTCTTAGGGCCAATTTCGATGATGGAACCCTACAAAATAATTATTTAGTACCTCTTCGTAGCAGAGTAAGAAGTACCTAACGGCCCTATCGTTTCGCTGAATGGGggaataagccaaacaacatatttgcaaacgaaaaataatttgtaaagaaaacttttttatatgtattcttaactatctaaaagcaaaggctggaaaataaacttcgatggaaaaaaaaacccaaaatcaactccaaatttaaggttgaaaattcaaattttggctgataagcataagtataagtgaaaagatgaggtTGTAAAGCTAAATACTTACTTTGTGGCATTTCAGTCACAACAATACCTAGCTCAAGGGATTATTTTACAGTTGATGCCCAAGATGCTTGTCACGTATCAAACATAATGGTTATGAAGGGTCAAGAGTGTAAGAGTGCCAAAGAAGAAATGTTTGTCCAGCGTTACTTATTTGAGTTATTTTTGAATtccaaaatattaatcatatagGCTTGTGTGAAATGTAAACAGAAAAGGACTTTGTTGTGATGGGGTCATTCATATGTCTATagacaattaaaaaaaacaattttgcaCGGTTCTAAGCAGAAACCAAAGGGTTCAAAACTATTCTATTTGATTTTGTTTGGAACACGTAACACTCACTTGCACTTAGTTTCATAAATAATTCAGGTCTGTTCATAATCATCATTTCACAATATAGTACTTCATATAGGGCTATCATTCCATAATATTGTTTTGCTACTTTTGCATATATTATAACATTAATAGCATGGAAGCATATTTTTTTGGAGCTATAGCACCAAAATATTGCTAGAGTATTTCAGCTGCCATTTTGGGCAAGAATGTTATTTAAAACAGAAATTTGCCTTTTTTACAATAAAAATGACAGTAGTGGCCTGTCTGTTTTGattcagaaaagaaaacagtCACATAAGGAATATATATGGCACAACCACCATAGACTAACCCTATTTCAAATGATTAAAGAAAAGATTGCAAACTGAGCCTACACTATCAATTAAGAGCGCAGTTAATACAACATTTCCACCCTATCCTAAATTCAGTAATGTAAAAGAGGCTGGAAGATACCAACAAAAGCTCTAATCACATTTGTTCCGTGCATGTTATAAGTTTGGCCTTATACTGTGAAACAGATAAAATAATTTGAAGTAATTGTATAAACATACGGGAATGTACCTGCTCCACAATTATGGGATTATCTCTGCCAATATTGACAATATAATTAAGTAATGGGTCCCGAAGATCCCGTGCCGCAATGTATCCATACAACTCCATTGAGCCATCAACCCCAAAAACTTTAGCCAACTTTATTGAGAAAATTTGCAACATGGAATGTTGAGTATGCCTCGTGCAAGTTCCATCACTCAGGCTGCAATCTTTGTTGGAATTTGATAACATCATTGCCTCCAATCGAGCTACAACAAAGATTACATACCAAATTGCAACAGCTTAACAGTAGATAAAATACCTGCTTGGTTATAATAAAAGTAAAGGTAGAAAGTCCATTCTAAATTCCTAATCGCTCAAGTTTTTCAGTTGTTTGGATAATTCCTGTCTGAATTTATTCCCGCACCCCTACCCCACCTAATTACTGAAAGCAGAACACTTTATGTAAACTTCTAGTAACACATCTCAGATAGacaggagaaaagaaaaaaaggagagaaaaaaaagaaaaggaaatcagGTCCCAAATCGAGGGAAACAAACCGGTTGAGAGGGCTCTACTCTGTTGGTCCACAATTGTCCCCCTCAAGCATGCGCTCCACAACTTCATTCGACTGGGGCCATGGTAGAATGTTGCCTCTATTCAGTGGTGCCACTGAGGGGATATCATTAGTAAGATCGTGCCCGACATGGGAATGATCACCTGGGAGGTGGATGATGGTATCCTAATGCAAGCTGGGAACTGGATTGTGGCCACAGATGAACAAACAAGGCAAGGGAGTGGAGTAGAAGAAAACAGGGGGCAAAGAATTCCATGTCTTGACTAGTTCAACAATTGCAAATAAGGGTGAAATTTGCGATGTGGATGAGTGGATCCCATAGACCGTATTAGATACTTTCCAATGGAAATTCCCATATTAGGGCACTTTGTAGtggtagataaaaaaaatcttctgaTATTTAGATCTGTGGCTTGATACAAATACCGTCTATTATGCCAACCTTTCCTAACTTAAATGGGTGATATATTTCTATTTATAACATAATATCCTAATGTACTATAGACTCCAGACTCATCTAATAGAAAGAATTTATCCTCTTATTTGTTGTTCAAGAAGTGTAGTCAGATGGCTGGCCTCAGCGGCCATAGGACTGGCTAGCGTCCTAGGATTGCATAAGTGGCAGCGCAACACTAACCTTATATTGACACTAGAGCTTGAGAACTCTCCTAAGAACAAAACAGATAACAATGGGAAAATATGTATCAAACACTTACTCTCATTACGGTCCGCGATACGATAGTCCCATTTCCACCCAGATCCAAAGGTGGTGTCGTATATATAACCATCACGGTGGCTGCTCCATTTAAATGTCGTTCAAGAGACAGGACCATAACAGCTGTAGTTATCTACGCGATCGTTGAACTCTTCatattcatcatcatcatcatcatcatcatcatcatcatcggccTCGCTGGCACTTTGGTTCCTTGCATCTTCTTCACCATCTGTTAGCTCCTTAATTGCCCCCCTTGGATCTTGTTTGACACCTGGGACCTTCACGGTTGTCCTACAAAAAACTTCATCGCTATACTTGGCATTAACAATTTTGCGTCCATTCTCTTCAACATTGGCAGGACGGCCATCGCCATAATGAGCAATGAACTCAGTTGCAGCCCCATTCTCTTCATTGTCCATGCCTCGGGTGATGGGAAAGTGCTTGTCCATGGAATTTATAATACCGTTGGTTGTGTGGATAGGATCGTTGGGAGAAGGGGTGAGTTGGCGCTCGTCTGATTTACCCAATTGCTCACTTTTCACTGCATTGCCGCTGGCCATGTTCCGAGATCCACAGGGGAATCTATGAGCAAAGAGCATAAAAGGGTAAATTCTTTGCAAAGATCCGGTTCAAATGCCATCAGCAAGGATTGAAATCGTAATGTACTATCTATGTCTGAAATGGATTTTTCTTTGGCATTTTGTTCTCTGATTTAGGGGTGACATGTGATTAAGTAAAATGAAAAATCCCTAATTgcccttaaaaaaaatcagcatcATAAGAACAAATAATTCTAACAAAAAAATCCCTAAATTCGTCGAAATCCATGTAGAAAACATTAACAACAGATTAGAAGCGCAAACTTTAGCATCAGAACAAGGAACACACCGGGAAACATGACGGACAGGAGGGTTAAGCGCCGCCCTGCTGATCGAAGCGGCTCGTCGCGCAAGCGTCGGTAGCCACCCGCGAGGCGGACCGGAAGCCATGGAGGAGACTAGAGAGGAGAGATCGCGGAGATGCGGCGCCATCCGGGCGGTAGAAGCCGCGGCGTTGGGGGCGTCGGAAGAGGCGGATCAATCGAGCGCGATGGGGTTCGCGTGCGTGCTCACACAgagaggagcgcgcggcggcggtgaatcCGGTGATGGCTGCTGGTGGGTATAGTGTTGCGCGCAGCCGCGCACTGGTCCGGTTCGTGGCTTGCTAACCCTAAGTGAATTCAACAAGAGGGAGGCAGCCCAAACCCAAGCCCACTCTGCAATTCATGGTCTGTCTGCCTGTCTGGTTGTCACGCTCTACGGCGAGTCCAAGGACCAACAAACAAGTAGTGGTTGTTTGGATCTGAAAATAATAAAGCCtcttaaaagaaataaaaggaaaaaaaataaaatgagacATGATTTATTCAGTCGAACGAACTGGATGGAGATTGTATCATCAGGATTTTTATGTAATCTTCATTTCTAAGTCTCTACTTTCAAGCTTTTACAGGTAGGAAATTTCTTCAGCCATTTCTCAGGATCAACATGATTGGAGACAATACATGCAAGAGTTCctacaggagaaaaaaaatgttttccttTCAAGATCACATGATTGGAGCGATACATAATGAGTTACACAGCAAGCATAACCGACCAAGTTCCCTAAATCTAATCAAACTTACAACAATTCTCACTCAGCGCGTGATTCTCAGGCAGCTTTCGTACAGCTTTACACAATAATACAACAGGATCAAGAAATGCCTACATCAAAAATTCCAAACTAGAATCAATACACTGCGCGCAAGGAGCAATGTTGCATTCTTTGGTAAAGATGTCAATGctgacgaaaaaaaaaagtcaggcGTACTTAATGATTTACACCTTATTTCACCACTAGGAGCAAGGTTCCATTATGCTCTGTACACTAAAACCACCCAAAATCCAGCGTCCTCATGTTCATACTCACAATCTCTGAGATCAACAATTTTCCATGGAGGTAATGAAATAGCTGTGTAAATACAACGGTATTCTTGCAtgctccaaagaaaaaaaaaagaaaagaacagggaAGGTGAAGAAAATCAATCTAACTCTTCCCACCAAGACCCTCATAAAACAAGATGTATCCATGGTCCGTGTTGCCTGAGTATTCATGTGAAGAACCGAAGAATGTTTGCAGGGTCGACTCCTCAACCATCTCGACATTTTCATCATCGAAGAACAACCAGTGGTTGTGGCTTTTGACAAGGCTTACATAATGTCCATGGTTGGGGCCACTTCCAACATGGACAACGACAGCAAAGAGGGAGTACTCGGTATCTACATCATCAGATGTACTGAGCTTCAGCTCCATTGGGAATACAACCCGGTATGAAAGCTTCTTATACCGACCAAGCTGCTCTATGTACTTGAAGCGCTTTAGGTGGATAACTAATATGTGTGGAGCCTTCTTGATCTTCATTCTCTTCTGTGCTTCTTGCAAGCTGTAACAAGATCAAAATATTGGAGCTCAGCATAGTTAAGATTACAAGCCTTCCCATATGGTAGTTAAAGCACACAATTTTCATCTGTTTCACCCAAAGTCTACAGCATATAACAGGTTCTTCAAAGGAAAGGTGACCAGTCAGGGCTTTGCGCTGTTGTGCACATATACCAAACAAGTGCTCACCAAGCAAAGATGGAAATGGCACATTATGAAAACAAATCAATAGTTCAAAGAATTCTTGCTGCAttgtgaagaaaagaaaatgcagtgtaaaataaatataatacataGTTGTACCTGCAGCATTTGTCACAGAAGAATTTGTCCTCAGCATTTAAAGTCTCCGTGGAGCAGAAGTTTTTCAAGCAGCTTGTGATAGAACTATTCTGCTCAATATCAACACTCAGatcaaaaaatgtttcatcccTTGCTGTTACTGTCTCGCATCTTAAGCATCTGGTCTCATTGGTCAGTATGCCCTACACATGTTACGAGAAAAATAAGATGACAATGACCCGAGCTCTTTAAGGGTGGAAAGCTGCAAGGTATTTTCAGAGAGTTCAGTCACCTGAAAATTCTTATGCACCAAGGTAACCGGTGGTTCTTTTCTAACACCATTGGCTAAAGGTTGAACTGGCCCGTTTGGAACCTTTTCAGGAGATGATGATTGAGGGGAGTCCTTCGCAGCATTAGACTCCTTTTCCAGAATATCAACAAGCTCATTCAACAGAAAATTTAAGAACTCATGTGCATCCTACACAGTAATCATGGAAGGGTAAATTATTATTAGTGAATACAAACACAATtatcttttctccaacaaaatcAATTGTCAGCTTTAAATGCCAACTATACCAATAATGAAAATGACATCACTCAGACCAATTAATAAATGGAACATTTGAAAGTAAAAAACGATTATGGAGTTTGTATTAAATTGCATCAATTTGGTCAGCATGAAGCTTCAAATTATAGCAGATGAAAATGTGCTCTTATATTGTGTGAACGTGACAATGTCATCACAATGCTTCACAAATCaacaaattgtactactataaTAATACATGCAAGGTACCTGGTGCATGTAGCTGCGAAATAGTTCATTCTGTTTCTTTACTCTTTGGACAAAGCGTTTTGGAGCAATAACGCCAGTCTTTTTCTTTGACTGGCTTACCTGCAATATATATTATGATCCATTAAGTTGCTGACAGAGACAATATCCTGACAGAAATTTCAGAGACCATACAAAACCGAGCAGTAAACATAATGCACACAGATCAATGAATTTGTGGGTACGACATCAAGCCAAATATCTTATTTGGTAATCAACTTGTGTGATGGATTTTAGAATATATGCTGATTGTAACAGCAGGTCAGTGTACATTACTCTAAGTAAGTTGATATAAGTCTTCCAATAAACAGTGCACTCTCTGAAGACTAGAAAAATCACCCCAAGAAAACCCAAACAAATAAATAGCACACAGACAACAAATATATCTGCATAGTGCTATCAAGTGGCTTCCAATAAACAGTGCACTCTCTGAAGACTAGAAAAATCACCTCAAGATACCCAAACAAGAAAATAGCACACAGACAACAAATATATCTCATATGGAGCTGCACAGTGCTATCAAGTGGCTTCCATCATAATTCTCTGATCAACACACGATGACGTAAAACCTTCAAACTCAGTGCAATAGAGATTTATTAACTGGCAACATACGAAACTTCACCCTGGCAGCGATTATATGATGACTTCAATGGATGAGGGTGCTAAACAAAAGCTGGCACCCTAATCAACACATGGAGCACACAAATAGCAGGAGGGGGATAATATGTGAGACGGCCAGCTACCTCACTACCTACGTAATCTCATGTCCTGATATTGCCAGGCTTCCACTCACACCAACACCAGGTAGCAGTCTTCACTACTTTCCTGACCTATGACCTATCCTTCTTTCCTCTGCCATACTGCTACCCCCTAATGCCTCCACAACTTCTTCCACGTCCACCAGGTTCTCCTCAGAGATTAAGCAGCAGCACAGAGAGAAACCACAGAAGCCAGATCAGAGATCCCTATCTCCTAGACCTCTGCTAGAACTGTTTATTTCTTTGTGATTATCTATCCTTTAAAGGGTCTTCTCACCTCAAATCAAGGACTCAGGGTGAATGGTCTGGGAATAATATTGAGTACTGATTGCTTTCAACTGACTTGACACCCTGTCATCGGCATGACAACACCACGACATCCACTACAACTAAAACATGCCATTACAGATAACCCCTTATTGCAGAAGCATAATCAATAGGACAATATAAGTTCTTAAATTGTCGTAACAAAAACATTTGTTCTTGAGAACTGTtagaatgaaaataaaaatactttGCATGCTTCTGTCTACTACAGTTACAGCATCGTGTCATCCTGAAGAGAGGGAACAGATATTTTAAAGGCTGCACAGCAGATACAAGTCACTTGATGCCACCCTGTAAGGCATTACTAAAACTTAAGGCCTTTACATAATATAGAATAGGACTTACCATATTCTGATATTCTTCTCCCAGGAATGAGCCTAAGACCCACCACTTTTTTCAGCATAAGCTCTTAATCTAGCTATTTGAAATTTGTAGTCTGCAAGGCCATAGCTTTTAATCCACAAGTATAAGGGTGGAGGGATAACACCAACCCACAAAAGCCAAAAGGGCTACTCAAATCTAGCATTTGGCTTGTTGGTGCAACAGTGGCTTATGGCTTTTAAAAAAAGCCGAATAAAAAAACTTTCTGTTTGCTTAGGTTTAGGTATTTAGATTATAAGCaggctaatactccctccgtccc
This window of the Oryza sativa Japonica Group chromosome 4, ASM3414082v1 genome carries:
- the LOC4336009 gene encoding ubiquitin carboxyl-terminal hydrolase 4, producing MVMGASGSKLEKALGDQFPEGERYFGLENFGNTCYCNSVLQALYFCIPFREKLLEYYANNKTPGDAEENLLTCLADLFMQVSQSKKKTGVIAPKRFVQRVKKQNELFRSYMHQDAHEFLNFLLNELVDILEKESNAAKDSPQSSSPEKVPNGPVQPLANGVRKEPPVTLVHKNFQGILTNETRCLRCETVTARDETFFDLSVDIEQNSSITSCLKNFCSTETLNAEDKFFCDKCCSLQEAQKRMKIKKAPHILVIHLKRFKYIEQLGRYKKLSYRVVFPMELKLSTSDDVDTEYSLFAVVVHVGSGPNHGHYVSLVKSHNHWLFFDDENVEMVEESTLQTFFGSSHEYSGNTDHGYILFYEGLGGKS